TTGTCACTGCTTGCGAGATCAAATCGGCCCTCAAATTTATGCGCTCCGCAAAGCTGCCAATTTAACCATAGCCAAATTTAACGGTAAATTTTAAAAGAGAAAGCAAATTTCATTGCGTTGTTATTACGGTCTTTGCGGCATTGCGTTCGATTTAACGGCCGGCTTTATTGCGGACGAGGATAAGATGTAAATTTGATAAAAATAGAGTTGCGACAAATGGTTTTGGATTTTACGTCAACGCGCTTAACTGTTTGCTTGCAAGCAGTTTTTCTAGTTTGCGATTTTTAAAGAATTTGACGACGTCAAACGCGATCTTGGCAGCCAGAAGCGCCAAAAAAACGTGTCTAAAAGCATAAAATTTGCCTAGATATTTATGCTTTTTCATGAGCTTTAGCGCGAGTGTTTTTATCGCTTCTATCGGTTTTTTGATTGCTTCGCCGATCATTTTGTCCTTTATCTCGTGGACAACGAGAGCGGTAACGGTTTTTAGGTATTTTTTCGTTTTGGGGGCGGGTAAATTTTGCGTCGCAGTTTTGCCGTAAACGCCGTCAACCCAATCCTCAAAATTTTGCCGCGCGTTTTTGCTTTTTAGGAGTTTTTCGCCGGCTTTGCTTATCTCGTAAATCCCTCGCGAGGTCTTTAAAACGATCCTTTTTTCTTGCGGTAAAGCTTGAATTTTGGGGCTATTTGCTATGACGCTTAAAAGCGCGTCCGCTTTACTCTGGCTTGCACCAGTTTCGCGCGATAAAAACTCCGCTATCTCCTTACGACTTGCCTTTTTTCTCTCGTTTAAAAACTGCGCCAACAAAAATAATCCTTGATAATCCATCGCAAAAACTCTCATTATTATATTAAATTGAGAATTATACTTAAAATATCTCAAAATAAAATAAAAGCCAGTATCATTTTGATTTTGGCGCGTTGAGCTATAAACCAAAATTTGAGCTTTTTACGACATTTTTGGCATAAAACAAAGGACTTGAATTTCAAATTTGGGATTAATCTACATAAAAGCGACGGTATTTACGGTAAATTTTACCAAATCGCGCAGAGTAGTCCAGCTAACGCTGGTCGGTAAAATTACAAAAGATAGCAAATTTACCGACTAATCATACGCACAAAAAGTGCGAAATTTAGTTGCCCGTCAGTCTAAATTTGAAGCTTGGGCTTTAGCAAATCAAGCAAATTTAAGCCCAAAGTAGCCAGAAATTGGTGCCAAATTTATCTCGCGAGCAAATCCAAATTTGAGATGGCAAAGGATATATCGCTAAATTTTAGCCATCAAAATTTACTGCGAAAGCAATCTCAAATTCGGCGTCAAATTTATTTTGCTGGCGAGCTTTTTAAGGTAAATTTAACTAACAAAAAACTCCTGCGCAGCCTGCTTGCTCTCAAAAGGTTTCACGCAAATCTCGCGCTCGCCGATCCTAGCTCGCACCGC
This is a stretch of genomic DNA from Campylobacter showae CSUNSWCD. It encodes these proteins:
- a CDS encoding restriction endonuclease; the protein is MAQFLNERKKASRKEIAEFLSRETGASQSKADALLSVIANSPKIQALPQEKRIVLKTSRGIYEISKAGEKLLKSKNARQNFEDWVDGVYGKTATQNLPAPKTKKYLKTVTALVVHEIKDKMIGEAIKKPIEAIKTLALKLMKKHKYLGKFYAFRHVFLALLAAKIAFDVVKFFKNRKLEKLLASKQLSALT